A region from the Triticum urartu cultivar G1812 chromosome 1, Tu2.1, whole genome shotgun sequence genome encodes:
- the LOC125534363 gene encoding uncharacterized protein LOC125534363, with product MVEAVGSVSKIVGMALKIKEAASTVHQNKKDCHHIKRRADILDKTLSHHENNTELMEDSAVTAALEALDEILGEALEVITECQQERCVFCAFYTAGKLSRKLGKVEQRISYLNSDAMLTIMSYQLLRKFQAGAPQHPPPQIYSSGTHTPLQPPSRTQKMSKQNQDEANKRARPQQMSKLYQDEANKQVQTQRPRPQVPKFGDWDSHHAGRLDQPESYQRSSRKSCTPNPESGAINI from the exons ATGGTCGAGGCGGTGGGCAGCGTCTCCAAGATCGTCGGGATGGCGCTCAAGATCAAGGAGGCGGCCAGCACGGTCCACCAGAACAAGAAGGACTGCCACCACATCAAGAGGCGCGCCGACATACTCGACAAGACGCTCTCGCACCATGAGAACAACACGGAGCTGATGGAGGACTCGGCGGTGACGGCCGCGCTCGAGGCGCTCGACGAGATACTCGGCGAGGCGCTCGAGGTCATCACCGAGTGCCAGCAGGAGAGGTGCGTCTTCTGCGCTTTCTACACCGCCGGGAAGCTGTCCCGGAAGCTGGGAAAGGTGGAGCAGCGCATATCGTACCTCAACTCGGACGCGATGCTCACGATCATGAGCTACCAGCTGCTCAGGAAGTTTCAGGCTGGTGCTCCACAACATCCACCACCACAG ATTTACTCTTCTGGTACACACACACCATTGCAACCACCGAGTCGGACACAAAAG ATGTCGAAACAAAATCAAGATGAAGCCAACAAGCGAGCTCGGCCCCAACAG ATGTCAAAATTATATCAAGATGAAGCCAACAAGCAAGTTCAGACCCAGAGACCAAGGCCCCAG GTTCCCAAGTTTGGAGATTGGGACTCGCACCATGCGGGCCGCTTGGACCAGCCGGAGAGCTATCAGAGAAGCTCCAGGAAGAGTTGCACACCTAACCCTGAGTCCGGGGCGATAAATATTTAA